The following proteins are encoded in a genomic region of Opisthocomus hoazin isolate bOpiHoa1 chromosome 4, bOpiHoa1.hap1, whole genome shotgun sequence:
- the CX3CR1 gene encoding CX3C chemokine receptor 1 isoform X2, whose translation MVVFAIVKEGNKKSITDFYLLNLAISDLLFVISLPFWASNTVRGWTLGTTACTAVSSLYYIGFFGGMFFITVISIDRYLAIVRATYSLKYRTMKNGFLITCGVWAIAVLVSVPHFVFSQLVENDCISVFPQGLEYIWPVFCNVELNTIGFLIPVCIIGYCYCGIVKTLLSCKNQKKTRAIKLILVVVVVFFLFWSPYNVLIFLETLKHYELFTSCNQIKSLDYAMHLTETIAFSHCCLNPLIYAFAGEKFRKYLYRVCLKYCPFLCFCGPCSRYQVTYSASYAESVVNSNITLNTSDQDGSVFV comes from the coding sequence ATGGTGGTTTTTGCCATTGTGAAAGAAGGCAATAAAAAAAGCATCACTGACTTCTATCTCCTGAACTTGGCTATCTCGGACCTTCTCTTCGTGATCTCCCTCCCCTTCTGGGCTTCCAACACGGTGCGTGGATGGACCCTCGGGACTACTGCATGCACAGCTGTTTCCTCACTGTATTACATCGGTTTCTTTGGGGGCATGTTCTTCATCACTGTTATTAGTATCGACAGATACTTGGCGATTGTCCGTGCAACTTATTCTCTGAAATACAGAACAATGAAAAATGGCTTTCTTATAACCTGCGGAGTGTGGGCAATAGCAGTTTTAGTTTCAGTGCCACATTTTGTGTTTTCCCAGCTGGTAGAAAATGACTGCATTTCTGTCTTCCCCCAGGGGCTGGAGTACATCTGGCCGGTGTTCTGCAACGTGGAGCTGAACACCATCGGCTTTCTCATCCCAGTCTGTATCATAGGCTACTGCTACTGTGGGATTGTCAAAACACTGCTGTCctgcaaaaatcagaaaaaaacacgAGCCATAAAACTGATCTTGGTTGTGGTGGtcgtgttttttctgttttggtcccCTTACAACGTACTGATTTTCCTAGAGACTTTAAAGCACTATGAGTTATTCACAAGTTGCAACCAAATTAAATCCTTGGACTACGCAATGCACCTGACCGAAACCATTGCATTCAGTCACTGTTGCCTCAATCCTCTTATCTATGCCTTTGCTGGGGAAAAATTCAGGAAATACCTTTATCGTGTCTGCTTGAAGTACTGTCCATTCCTGTGTTTCTGTGGCCCCTGCAGTCGCTACCAGGTCACCTATTCAGCTAGCTACGCAGAAAGCGTTGTGAACAGCAACATAACTCTGAACACCAGTGACCAGGATGGCTCTGTCTTTGTCTAA
- the CX3CR1 gene encoding CX3C chemokine receptor 1 isoform X1, which yields MTEAFTETTAEYAYDEHAFSCNKTDIQEFGKIFLPIFYIAVFALGLAGNLMVVFAIVKEGNKKSITDFYLLNLAISDLLFVISLPFWASNTVRGWTLGTTACTAVSSLYYIGFFGGMFFITVISIDRYLAIVRATYSLKYRTMKNGFLITCGVWAIAVLVSVPHFVFSQLVENDCISVFPQGLEYIWPVFCNVELNTIGFLIPVCIIGYCYCGIVKTLLSCKNQKKTRAIKLILVVVVVFFLFWSPYNVLIFLETLKHYELFTSCNQIKSLDYAMHLTETIAFSHCCLNPLIYAFAGEKFRKYLYRVCLKYCPFLCFCGPCSRYQVTYSASYAESVVNSNITLNTSDQDGSVFV from the coding sequence ATGACGGAAGCATTCACAGAAACTACAGCTGAATATGCTTATGACGAACATGCTTTTTCCTGCAATAAGACTGACATCCAAGAAtttgggaaaatatttctgcCAATATTTTACATTGCAGTGTTTGCTCTTGGCCTTGCAGGGAATCTAATGGTGGTTTTTGCCATTGTGAAAGAAGGCAATAAAAAAAGCATCACTGACTTCTATCTCCTGAACTTGGCTATCTCGGACCTTCTCTTCGTGATCTCCCTCCCCTTCTGGGCTTCCAACACGGTGCGTGGATGGACCCTCGGGACTACTGCATGCACAGCTGTTTCCTCACTGTATTACATCGGTTTCTTTGGGGGCATGTTCTTCATCACTGTTATTAGTATCGACAGATACTTGGCGATTGTCCGTGCAACTTATTCTCTGAAATACAGAACAATGAAAAATGGCTTTCTTATAACCTGCGGAGTGTGGGCAATAGCAGTTTTAGTTTCAGTGCCACATTTTGTGTTTTCCCAGCTGGTAGAAAATGACTGCATTTCTGTCTTCCCCCAGGGGCTGGAGTACATCTGGCCGGTGTTCTGCAACGTGGAGCTGAACACCATCGGCTTTCTCATCCCAGTCTGTATCATAGGCTACTGCTACTGTGGGATTGTCAAAACACTGCTGTCctgcaaaaatcagaaaaaaacacgAGCCATAAAACTGATCTTGGTTGTGGTGGtcgtgttttttctgttttggtcccCTTACAACGTACTGATTTTCCTAGAGACTTTAAAGCACTATGAGTTATTCACAAGTTGCAACCAAATTAAATCCTTGGACTACGCAATGCACCTGACCGAAACCATTGCATTCAGTCACTGTTGCCTCAATCCTCTTATCTATGCCTTTGCTGGGGAAAAATTCAGGAAATACCTTTATCGTGTCTGCTTGAAGTACTGTCCATTCCTGTGTTTCTGTGGCCCCTGCAGTCGCTACCAGGTCACCTATTCAGCTAGCTACGCAGAAAGCGTTGTGAACAGCAACATAACTCTGAACACCAGTGACCAGGATGGCTCTGTCTTTGTCTAA